A stretch of DNA from Vibrio rhizosphaerae:
TCAAAAGTGACCGTGATATAGGCGAGCACAAAGAGAATCACACAAGCGTAACCCGCCCAGGAATCTGTCATATCAATGGCAAATGCGGCGCTGGAATGGGTCGATGCAACACTGAGAAAGGGAACAAACAGGAGTAAAATCAAAAAGCGTCCGGCTGATCTTGTCGTCATCACGTTATCCTTCTGATGAAAAAGCACATTCAGTGTAGGCCGCATTTACCGTGCTGACTGTGAGTCGAATCAAAATCAACCATATTCAACAATGTTCAATGTCCACGCTTCACCTTTGGTTCTCAATCTCCGACGTTTAAACCCCAATGGATTGTATTGAGGGCATTCATCCGTGAACAGGCCCGATCACACCACCATTGGCAGTGTTGATGCAACCAGCAGGAAAGCCATGGTGTAGTTAAACCATAAAAGATGCGCTGGTTTTCTCAGTAAGGTACTGATCTGCTTGCCGGCAAAAATCCAAGTGGTGCCGGAAGGAATATTAATGATGATAAAAATCACAGCCGTCCAGAGCAGCCCTTGCACGCTTGCCGAAGGATTATAGAGGCTCACCGCGGTGAGTGCCATCGACCAGCCTTTCGGGTTGACCCACTGAAACAATGCTGCGGCATAGAAGGTCATCGGTTGGTAGTCACCGGTGGCTATCTTGGATTGACTGGTCGCGATCTTGATTGCCAAATAAACCAGATAGGACAGGCACAGCCATTTGAGCATCGGTTGCAGGGTCGGGAAAGCGTGGAAAACACTGCTCGCACCGATCCCGACCAGAAACAGCATCGCCCCAAAGCCAAGAGTGACGCCCAGCATATGAGGGAGCGTGCGGACAAAACCGACATTTGCCCCGGAAGTCATCAGCATCATATTGTTTGGCCCGGGCGTGAATGTTGCGGTAAATGCAAAGAGTACAAGTGCGGGGAGTTGTTCAAATAGCATGGATTGGTCTCTGATGATTGTTAGTTATGTTAATAAACGCAATCATAACGAGAATAGGGCGCAATTTTGTGTTTATATTGAATGTATCATCCGCTTTTGGACAATAAATCGTTTCTATTTAGCTTATTGGAGAAATAATCTTGCAGGGTGTAATGAGAGTGGACAATGTGAGCAGGAGAGCGGCAGAAAGTACAACTCTGGGAGATTTGCGGAACCAGAGACAGTACCACATCAACGCGCCATACTGTCATTGGTTCGATTACTGACTGGTGTTCTATCAGTCTCAGTGAGTATATTGTGCCAATAAACGTTTCAATGCATCCGGGTCTTGCTGTGCAAGCTTATCCAAAGCCTCTTTTGCAGTGTTTCTTATGTTCTCCTGATGCGTTTTTTTCACCGTTTCAACTTTATCCAAAAGTTTAGTCAGTTCTGCAACCTCTTTGCTTTTACTATTCTTACTTAACTCAAGAACCACCTTGGCGAGCAAACCTAGCTGAGTACCGTAACTTGCAACATGACTCACGATCTCTTTTTCTATCGCTTGATTGCCGGCAAAATTGAGTTCGATTTGGGGGGATAAAAAGTTATTCCGGGCATTAATCTCTTGTTCAACCGCACCGCTTAACGGTAAGTAGATGTCTTTTAACCAAAATGTAAACCATGGATTCATATCTTTCACCTTAATCAATGTGATGTACTGATATGACAATAGTCCACTTTGCGACAGTATGTGTTTGATTGAATATAATAAGTGTGATTTTCTACGTTCATCACGCAGTATGATGGTGATGACATCAATCCCTTTGCCGCATGCTGGCATCAATTTCCAGTTGCCAGTAGCCGACGGAAATGTGGCGATTAAACTTGAAACCGATATCGTGGAACTCACCGACCTGATTGAACCCCAGAGATTCATGTAGCCGAACACTGGGTCGGTTCGGCAGGGCAATCACACCCATTACGTTTTTAATCCCTTGCTGTTTCAGGCGTTCGATAAGCTTGCGATATAATGCGCGCCCGAAGCCCTTTCCCGTCGCCGGAGATGCTAAGTAAATGGTTGATTCTGCGGTAAATCTGTATGCAGAACGGCCATGCCAAGGGCTGGCATAAGCATACCCCATCACTTCATGATCCACTTCTAACACCAGATATGGGAACCCTGTGTCCAAGATCTTTTGCAGCCGTGCGCCCATTTGATCGACTGATAAGGGCTGCTCTTCAAAGGTGATAGTTGTATCCCGGATAAAATGATTGTAAATCGCGGTGATCGCCGCGGCGTCATTTAAATGCGCGTTTCTGATATTCATGCGTCCTCCCTGACGCTAAAAATCTGATTATGACCCGACCCATTTACTAATGCCAATCGCTTCCATAATAAATTCGACAGACAACGCAGCCAGTATCATCCCCATCACTCGGGTCAGCAGAGACGCCCCGCCAATACCAATAATTCTGATAATTTTGCCCGAGAAAATCAGTAAAAACAGTGTCGCAGCTAAAACCGTCAACATCGTCAGCGATGTAACGACCTGCTCCTGAATCGTATAAATATTGTTATCTGTAATCAGAATGACGGCCAGAATGGCTCCGGGAGATGCTGTTGCAGGAATCGCGAGCGGAAACACGGCAATATCATGCAGCGGCTCTTGTGTTTCGTTTTGATTCCCATTGGAAAATATCATCTGGAGTCCGAACAAGAACAAAATGACGCCGCCAGCAACCTGAAATGAGATAAGGCTGATTCCCATCGCGCCAAGCAGTAACTGTCCGAGAACAATTGCACCGGTCAAAATGAGCGCGGCATAAAAAATAGTCTTATATGCCGTTTTTCTGCGCTCGGCGGCAGATAGCTTGGGTGTCATAGCCGCAAACAGCGCCATGGTACCAATTGGGTCAACCGTTGCCCAAATCACTAGAAAATCGTGTATTACCTTGTCTATCACTGGCTTTGTAGTCCTTATTTCATAATCAATGAGATGAATTTTCCTCTTGCGAGGGGCTGTCACGGAAGTGACGAATCATTTGTGTCGGAGGCATCGTGGCATCGACTAGAATAATGGTGGTTATCCTAAATCTTATGCGCAGAGATGGAAGTCTATGAGCCCTAAATATGACGAAAAATTAACGATCAATGCAATCTTTATTTTGTTAGTTTCTATTGCTGAAAGTGAAATGCCGGTTTTAGCCCCCCACACCTTATAGGGCCACTTCTCGCACAGGTCACAAGGGGGAATTATTCTCATCGTTTCAATGCGCTGATTCAGTATAGTCTTCTATGCTTAGGCTGACTGATGTTATCAATGAAATATGAGTTAAATATGACACTTCAAAGATTAAAAAAGTGAGAAAGCAAT
This window harbors:
- a CDS encoding LysE family translocator, with product MLFEQLPALVLFAFTATFTPGPNNMMLMTSGANVGFVRTLPHMLGVTLGFGAMLFLVGIGASSVFHAFPTLQPMLKWLCLSYLVYLAIKIATSQSKIATGDYQPMTFYAAALFQWVNPKGWSMALTAVSLYNPSASVQGLLWTAVIFIIINIPSGTTWIFAGKQISTLLRKPAHLLWFNYTMAFLLVASTLPMVV
- a CDS encoding GNAT family N-acetyltransferase, with the protein product MNIRNAHLNDAAAITAIYNHFIRDTTITFEEQPLSVDQMGARLQKILDTGFPYLVLEVDHEVMGYAYASPWHGRSAYRFTAESTIYLASPATGKGFGRALYRKLIERLKQQGIKNVMGVIALPNRPSVRLHESLGFNQVGEFHDIGFKFNRHISVGYWQLEIDASMRQRD
- a CDS encoding MarC family protein, with translation MIDKVIHDFLVIWATVDPIGTMALFAAMTPKLSAAERRKTAYKTIFYAALILTGAIVLGQLLLGAMGISLISFQVAGGVILFLFGLQMIFSNGNQNETQEPLHDIAVFPLAIPATASPGAILAVILITDNNIYTIQEQVVTSLTMLTVLAATLFLLIFSGKIIRIIGIGGASLLTRVMGMILAALSVEFIMEAIGISKWVGS